Proteins encoded together in one Mastomys coucha isolate ucsf_1 unplaced genomic scaffold, UCSF_Mcou_1 pScaffold16, whole genome shotgun sequence window:
- the LOC116094168 gene encoding protein transport protein Sec61 subunit gamma-like → MDHVMQFVEPSRQFVKGSIFLVKRCTKLDRKEFQKIAMATAIGFAIMGFTGFFVKLIHIPINNIIVSD, encoded by the coding sequence ATGGATCATGTAATGCAGTTTGTAGAGCCAAGTCGACAGTTTGTAAAGGGCTCAATTTTCCTGGTTAAAAGATGCACCAAGCTTGACCGAAAAGAATTCCAGAAGATCGCCATGGCCACAGCGATAGGATTTGCTATCATGGGATTCACTGGTTTCTTCGTGAAACTGATCCATATCCCTATTAATAACATTATTGTGAGTGACTGA